TGGGCTCGACTGGACAATCTACAGGACAGCATTTACATTTTGAAATTCATAAAAATGGTGTTCCTGTAGATCCTTCACCTTATATTTAAAGAATAAACTCGATTAGTCCTCTATGGCTGGTCGAGTTTTTGTATGTTCGCGACTTAGGCAATACTTAACCTCTGATTTATGATATGATAAAAAGGGAGCAATTTTTGTTGGGAGGTACGTTATGGGGATTATGGGGATTTTATTGATTGTGTTATTAGTGATTAACGTATTATTCGCGGCAGTCATGGTTTTCTTAGAAAGACGTGACACAGCAGCGACGTGGGCTTGGTTACTAGTATTGACATTTATACCTGTTATTGGCTTTATTATATATTTAATATTTGGTCGTAAGTTGTCGCATCGCAAAATTTTTGACTGGAAAGGCCAAGAGAAAATTGGATTGCGGGAATCAACGGATAATCAGATTAGCATGATTAGGCAACAGGAGTTTCCGTTTAGTGAGCGTAATGTCGCGAAGCATCGGGATCTTATTTATTTATTACTTGTTAATGATGGCGCGATTTTAACGCAAGATAATGATGTTACGATTTATACAGATGGACATGAGAAATTCGATGCGTTAATGAAAGATATTGAGGCAGCGACGGATCATATTCATTTGATTTATTATATTATTCATTCGGATATGTTGGGAAAACGTTTGAAAAGTGCGTTGATTAAGAAGGCGGAAGAAGGGCTCGATGTGCGTGTGATTTATGACGCGATGGGTTGCAGAACTACGAAAAAATCTTTTTGGAATGACTTGAAGCAACATGGTGTCAAAGTTTGGCCGTTTTTCCCCTCAAAATTACCGTTGATTAATTTCCGTTTAAATTATCGGAATCACCGGAAGTTGGCAATAATTGATGGAGAAATTGGCTATATTGGTGGCTTTAATGTCGGGGATGAGTATTTAGGGCTTGATGATAGCTTTGGTTATTGGCGTGATACACATCTTCGGGTTCGCGGAAAAGCGGTTTATGCGATGCAGACGCGTTACATTATGGATTGGAATTCGGCGTCTTCTACAAGTCAGAAGTTAGATTATCAAACACGTTATTTCCCGTCGTTTCATGGAAAGGGTCATACGAGTATGCAAATTGTATCAAGTGGGCCGGATTCTGAATGGCAGCAAATCAAGAATGGTTACATTAAAATGATTAGCTCGGCGAAGAAGTCGATTTATTTGCAGTCGCCGTACATTATTCCTGACGCGAGTTTGTTAGAAGCGCTTAAAATTGCGTCGCTGTCCGGTGTTGACGTCAGGTTGATGATTCCAAATAAACCGGATCATGCATTTGTTTACCGAGCGACGACAAGTTATTGTGGCGAATTGATTGAATCAGGAGCGAAAGTTTACATCTATGATAATGGATTTATTCATGCTAAAACACTTGTTGTTGATGGGGAAATTGCGTCGGTTGGGACTGCAAATATGGATTTTCGTAGTTTTAGATTAAATTTTGAAGTCAATGCTTTTATGTACGAGAAAAAAATAGCGCAGAAATTAGAGGATATTTTCTTACAAGATATTTTAAAATCGTATCAGTTAACGGCAGAATTATATGCGGAGCGATCGTTTTGGATTAAGGTGAAAGAAGCGGTGTCACGTTTACTGTCTCCGATACTATAAGAGGTGAATGGAATGGATATTATGCTAGAAATTCTAAAAGGAATCGGGAGTTTGTTTTTGCAACCGGCATTTTATGTGTCGATTTTGATTGTTATTATTGCTGGATTTAGTCGAATCAAAGCAGAACGGAAGTCATTTCATGTGGGTATATACTCGCCATGGCAGGAACTAAAAGGCTTCTTTGGTTTGGGCATTATATTTGGACTGGTCATATCGGTGGTCATGTTCTTTATCGGATTTACGCTGACAATTGGATGGATTGCGATCTTTAATGTGGTGTTGATTGTCCTCTTACTTATCGGCTTATTTAGAATGACATCAACAGCCTACACGATTGGTATTGCTAGTTTAGTATATTACGCGGCCTACTATTTCGATTGGCAGTTAGCGCCGTTTGAAGATAAAATGTTACCAATTAGTAATTTATATATCGATAATTTCATGATTGCTATTGTGTTTGTGTTGGCTTTGTTGCTCGCCGTCGAGGCTTTTTTAATTCAGTTTTCTGGTGCGAATAATGCTTCGCCGATGTTACGCAAAAGTGGGCGTGGTAAGTTGATTGGCGCATTTCAGTTAAGACGTTTATGGTTATTACCACTGGTTTGCTTCATTCCAGGACATGGTTTTGCAGCCATTTTTGATTGGTGGCCGATCTTTCAAATTGGGAATCAGACGTTTTCGCTTATGATTTTACCGGTTGTTATTGGCTTTCAGCAGCAAGTTCAGACGCAATTGCCAGAACAAGCAACGCATAAAATTGCAGTGAAGGTGACGAGTTTGGCGATTATGATTGCGCTGATTGGTGTTGGTAGTATTGTGATGCCAGTCCTTAGTTTAGTGGCATTTGTTGTCGCAATTGTTGGACGTTTTTGGATTTCATATCGCCATCGTAGTGACGAGAAACGAGCTTCGTTTAAATTTACACCGCAACCTGAGGGTATTATGATTTTAGGTTCTCGGGAAAATACGCCGGGAAGTCGGATGGAAATTTCGGCAGGGGAAATGATTTTAGAAGCGAACGGGAAACCTGTGACGAATCGTGAGGAGTTGTATGAGGCGTTAAATGAGAATCGTGCGTATTGTAAGTTGAAGGTGCGCGATAATAATGGTGAGCCACGGATCGTGCAAACGGCGATACATGAAGAGGATTCTTTTGAGTTAGGACTTTTCATGGTGGAGGCGAAATAAGGACGCTGATTTTTAAGATTGTGTAAAGCTCGCTACTTTTCTACCCAATAAAGGTAAAATCGTGATATATTTTAGTGGAAGACTACATAACAAGTTGTGACAAGGTTGTAAATGTCGCGCGTTATGAATGGGGAGGAAATTGCATTGACCAAGATTTTAGTAGTGGATGACGAGTCTTCTATTGTAACTTTACTGCAATTTAACATTGAAAAAGCTGGATTTGATGTTGTGACGGCGGAAGATGGTAGAACGGGTTATGAACTGGCGCTATCGGAAAAGCCAGATTTGATTGTGCTAGATTTAATGTTGCCAGAAATGGATGGGATTGAGGTCTGCAAACAATTGCGACAAGATAAGGTGGAGACTCCGATCTTGATGTTAACAGCAAAAGATGATGAGTTGGATAAAATTATTGGCTTGGAGCTTGGCGCGGATGATTATTTGACGAAACCATTTAGTCCTCGTGAGGTTGTAGCGCGAATTAAGGCTATCCTTCGACGGAGTGCTGGGAAAGCGGCGGAGCCTGATGTGGAAGAACCGGTGCAAGAAAAGGCGCTACATGTTGGGGAATTGAAGATTTTGACGGAGAGTTATGAAGTTTATTTGCAAGATGAACTGCTTGATTTGACGCCGAAAGAATTTGAGTTGCTCGTTTATTTGGCGAATCATCGCGGAAAAGTATTTTCACGAGATCAGTTACTTGATGCTGTTTGGAATTATGATTATATTGGGGAAACGCGGATCGTGGATGTTCACGTGAGTCATTTACGTGATAAAATCGAGGTGGACACGAAGCAACCGCAATATATTAAGACGATTCGCGGTTTTGGGTATAAGATGGAGAACGTGAAGTCATGAAGAAGTTATGGCTGAAAATTGGACTGTCATTTTTCGTGCTATTTTTCATTGTAATGGTGATTGTTGGCTTGATTTCTGGAGAGCTAATGAAGGGCGTTTACATGAACATGAAAGAAAACCAGTTGCAGGATGATGCGAAAATCTTGCTGACAACGACCAAGTTGGAAGATATTGATTTGGACCAAGATGCGGATAAAATTCAGGCAGATTTAGTGCCACTGGAGGATAAAATCGATGCGCGGATTACTGTGATTGATCAGTCTGGTCATGTGGTGGCGGATACGAAGGAAGATCCACACGAGTTGGGCAGCCATATGAACCGTCCTGAGGTACAGGAAGTATTAAAGCAGGGAAAAGATGTTGGGATTGCAACGCGAAAAAGTTCAACGCTTGGTTATAGTATGCTTTATGTGGCGGTTCCAATTACGCATAATGGCGTGACAGATGGTGTTTTACGAATCTCGATTTCTCTTGAGTCCGTTGAAAATGCGGTACATCAATTATGGCTCAGCTTAACACTTGTATTCGGCTTGGCGCTTGTGTTCATTGGATTTATTAGTGCCTTTATTGCGCGGCGAATTACGAGACCGGTGAATGAAATCATTGATGTGTCGATGGATTTGGCGAATAATCGTTATTATAGCCGAATTACTGGGAAAACGAGTGGGGAACTGCAGGACCTCTCACTTAGCGTCAATCAGTTAGCGCAGAGTCTTGAGAAGCAGATGCAGGAAATTGAACTTAATCAGCAACGACTTAGCGGGATTGTGCAGAATTTAGTGAGCGGGGTCATGTTAATTGATCAGCGGAAACTAATTGTGATGACGAACCCGATGATGGAACAAATTATTGGCGAAAAAGACCTCACGGGAAAAGCCTATTTTGAAGTGTTAAAAAGCTTTGCCTTGACGCAACTTGTGGATCAATGTTTGGAGAAAAAGGCGTTCCAACAAGAAGAAATTACGATTTATTTCCCACGTGAGCTGATTTTGGATGCCAATGTCTCGCCAATTTTATCAAAGACGGGAAATGTGACGGGGGTTATTTTGTTACTGCATGATATTACTGAAATTAGGCGGCTTGAAAATGTCCGTTCAGAATTTGTCGCCAATGTCTCGCATGAATTGAAAACGCCAGTTACAGCGCTAAAAGGATTTGCCGAAACGCTGTTGGATGGCGCGATGTATGATGAGGTGTTGTTGAAGAAATTCCTAACAATTATCAAAGAAGAGAGTGACCGTTTGCACCGCTTAATTATGGATATTTTAGAGTTATCGCGCATTGAGCAGAAACACGTGTCGATGAATCTGGAGCAGGTAGACGTGGAAGATGTTGTGATTGCGACGATGGACACGATTCGACCAATGGCTGTGGAAAAGGAGATTCAACTCGTGCCTCCAATTTTAGAGAAACCAATTGTCATTCACGCAGAACGCGATCGATTGCAGCAGATTTTGATCAATCTAATTTCGAATGCGATCGTGTACACGCCTCAAAATGGGGAAGTTCGGGTTGGTGTGATAGAAAATGAGGCGAATGATACGATATCCATCACGGTGACGGATAATGGAATCGGAATACCTGTCAAAGATATTGATCGTATTTTTGAACGTTTTTATCGGGTTGACCGGGCACGCAGCCGCCATTCTGGTGGAACAGGGCTTGGACTTTCGATTGTGAAGCACATTGTGGAAAGTTGCGGAGGTCAGATTCAGGTCGAAAGTATCGAGGGATCTGGTACAACATTTACTGTGACGCTGCCTAAATAAAAATGTAACGCAAGTCGTGATTTTAGCGGCTTGCGTTTTTCTTTACATAAAATCCACCTTCCGACTGCCCATTTTGCGGTCTTTTTGTCATTTTCTGATAAAGAAATTTACATAATCATCATCTTTACATTCTCTTAACATTAGCTACACATCACCTTAATCCAGAAGAGGTATAGTAGGTTTGTAAGTTAAATCGATAAAAAAGGTGGTTTACAGTTTATGAAGAAGAGATTTTTAGGAATAGTAGCTGTTATTGCAGCATTCACAATGATTATAGCTGGATGTGGGAATTCAAGTACATCATCAGATAAGGCAAATGGAAATGCGGGCAGTAAGGAAGTTTCTGGTTCGATCACGGCGGTTGGTTCAACAGCATTGCAACCTCTAGTTGAAGCAGCTTCGAAACAATATACAGCTGAAAATCCTAAAGCACAAATCAACGTGCAAGGTGGCGGATCTGGAACTGGCCTAACACAAGTGCAACAAGGCGCAGTAGATATCGGCAACTCGGATGTTTTCGCTGAAGAAAAAGATGGCGTTGACGCTTCAAAATTAGTAGACCACAGAGTCGCAGTAGTCGGCATGGCACCAGTTGTTAACAAAGATGTTGGCGTGAAAAACATTTCAAAACAACAATTAATCGACATCTTCACTGGCAAAATTACAAACTGGAAAGATGTTGGCGGTAAAGACGAGAAAATTACCATCATCAACCGTGCAGAAGGAAGCGGAACACGCGCAACTTTTGAAAAATGGGGCTTAGATGGTGCGACTCCAATTAAAGCGCAAGAACAAGATTCCTCAGGTACCGTTCGCAAAATCGTAAGCGAAACACCAGGAGCTATCAGTTACCTAGCTTTCTCTTACATTGACGATTCGATCCAAGGACTTTCACTTGATAATGTAGAGCCGAAAGAAGAAAACGTAGCAACAAACGATTGGAAGATTTGGGCTTACGAACATATGTACACAAACGGTGAAGCAAAAGGACTTACGAAAACATTCTTAAGCTACATCACTAGTAAAGACGTTCAAAATGACTTAGTACCGCAACTAGGTTAC
The sequence above is drawn from the Listeria weihenstephanensis genome and encodes:
- the cls gene encoding cardiolipin synthase, translated to MGIMGILLIVLLVINVLFAAVMVFLERRDTAATWAWLLVLTFIPVIGFIIYLIFGRKLSHRKIFDWKGQEKIGLRESTDNQISMIRQQEFPFSERNVAKHRDLIYLLLVNDGAILTQDNDVTIYTDGHEKFDALMKDIEAATDHIHLIYYIIHSDMLGKRLKSALIKKAEEGLDVRVIYDAMGCRTTKKSFWNDLKQHGVKVWPFFPSKLPLINFRLNYRNHRKLAIIDGEIGYIGGFNVGDEYLGLDDSFGYWRDTHLRVRGKAVYAMQTRYIMDWNSASSTSQKLDYQTRYFPSFHGKGHTSMQIVSSGPDSEWQQIKNGYIKMISSAKKSIYLQSPYIIPDASLLEALKIASLSGVDVRLMIPNKPDHAFVYRATTSYCGELIESGAKVYIYDNGFIHAKTLVVDGEIASVGTANMDFRSFRLNFEVNAFMYEKKIAQKLEDIFLQDILKSYQLTAELYAERSFWIKVKEAVSRLLSPIL
- a CDS encoding PDZ domain-containing protein, with the protein product MDIMLEILKGIGSLFLQPAFYVSILIVIIAGFSRIKAERKSFHVGIYSPWQELKGFFGLGIIFGLVISVVMFFIGFTLTIGWIAIFNVVLIVLLLIGLFRMTSTAYTIGIASLVYYAAYYFDWQLAPFEDKMLPISNLYIDNFMIAIVFVLALLLAVEAFLIQFSGANNASPMLRKSGRGKLIGAFQLRRLWLLPLVCFIPGHGFAAIFDWWPIFQIGNQTFSLMILPVVIGFQQQVQTQLPEQATHKIAVKVTSLAIMIALIGVGSIVMPVLSLVAFVVAIVGRFWISYRHRSDEKRASFKFTPQPEGIMILGSRENTPGSRMEISAGEMILEANGKPVTNREELYEALNENRAYCKLKVRDNNGEPRIVQTAIHEEDSFELGLFMVEAK
- a CDS encoding response regulator transcription factor produces the protein MTKILVVDDESSIVTLLQFNIEKAGFDVVTAEDGRTGYELALSEKPDLIVLDLMLPEMDGIEVCKQLRQDKVETPILMLTAKDDELDKIIGLELGADDYLTKPFSPREVVARIKAILRRSAGKAAEPDVEEPVQEKALHVGELKILTESYEVYLQDELLDLTPKEFELLVYLANHRGKVFSRDQLLDAVWNYDYIGETRIVDVHVSHLRDKIEVDTKQPQYIKTIRGFGYKMENVKS
- the pnpS gene encoding two-component system histidine kinase PnpS, giving the protein MKKLWLKIGLSFFVLFFIVMVIVGLISGELMKGVYMNMKENQLQDDAKILLTTTKLEDIDLDQDADKIQADLVPLEDKIDARITVIDQSGHVVADTKEDPHELGSHMNRPEVQEVLKQGKDVGIATRKSSTLGYSMLYVAVPITHNGVTDGVLRISISLESVENAVHQLWLSLTLVFGLALVFIGFISAFIARRITRPVNEIIDVSMDLANNRYYSRITGKTSGELQDLSLSVNQLAQSLEKQMQEIELNQQRLSGIVQNLVSGVMLIDQRKLIVMTNPMMEQIIGEKDLTGKAYFEVLKSFALTQLVDQCLEKKAFQQEEITIYFPRELILDANVSPILSKTGNVTGVILLLHDITEIRRLENVRSEFVANVSHELKTPVTALKGFAETLLDGAMYDEVLLKKFLTIIKEESDRLHRLIMDILELSRIEQKHVSMNLEQVDVEDVVIATMDTIRPMAVEKEIQLVPPILEKPIVIHAERDRLQQILINLISNAIVYTPQNGEVRVGVIENEANDTISITVTDNGIGIPVKDIDRIFERFYRVDRARSRHSGGTGLGLSIVKHIVESCGGQIQVESIEGSGTTFTVTLPK
- a CDS encoding phosphate ABC transporter substrate-binding protein, which codes for MKKRFLGIVAVIAAFTMIIAGCGNSSTSSDKANGNAGSKEVSGSITAVGSTALQPLVEAASKQYTAENPKAQINVQGGGSGTGLTQVQQGAVDIGNSDVFAEEKDGVDASKLVDHRVAVVGMAPVVNKDVGVKNISKQQLIDIFTGKITNWKDVGGKDEKITIINRAEGSGTRATFEKWGLDGATPIKAQEQDSSGTVRKIVSETPGAISYLAFSYIDDSIQGLSLDNVEPKEENVATNDWKIWAYEHMYTNGEAKGLTKTFLSYITSKDVQNDLVPQLGYQSIHSMKVERDSKGNVTEVK